The genome window TATCTATTCGCGATTTTTCAAGCGCAATATCAACGGGCTCATCATCCGCCTCATAATGTAATTTCCCTGAAGGCATAATCAGCGAAATATTTCCTGAGATTATTCCTGCCGGAGTCTTTGCTATTTCGCCGCCTCCACTGATATTACCCTCAGCGTCAACGGGTGAAGGAAGAATTGTTTTTACAGTTGAAAGGGGCAGATCAGTTAAAGAGAACTTCCCCTTAAAACCTTCAGTCCTGTCCCATGAAGTTTGGAAACAGATATCAGTTTCATTGCTAACCATGCATAGAAATTCAAAATAAGCCTTATCCATGGATACGGATAAAGAAGCAGGTTCCCTGAGAGACCACTTGCCGAATTTACCGGCATTAATTACGGCACTGTTAAATCGTCCGTCCCATACTTCATCCCTGTATCCTCCTGTAATCGAGATGGCCATGCTTTGATTATCCATTAGCGCATCCATTGAAATGGAATGAGCCGAAACCAGACCGTTGCTTTTAAGAGAAACAGTTTTGAACTTTTGTCGTTCAATCAGGAGCTTGGCCGCACTTATATCTATGAATGATTCTCTTTCATCTTTCGTGTCGATATCAAATACGGTCTTAATGCTTTCAGCACTGTAGTTATTATAGGAGACTGCTTTTCCGTTGATAGTGCCTTTGATTAAAGGATAAAATCTGCTGCCCGTGACGGAACCGCTGCCTTCGATTACTCCCTTTAATGTAGGCATCAGGTCTCCTGCATCACCTATTTGCGCTTTCCATTTTAGTGACAATGTATCGGCCACTTTACCTGAGGCGGACAAATGTGATTTACCTGAGCTGACTTCCAGGCCGGCCAACTCCAGTTGTGAGTTCTTCGCAGAAAATCGCGCTTGCGCTTTTAACTGCCTGTTTCTTAAATCCCCTTCTACAGTCACTTCAGACGGTTTGACTGTGAGTGCCCCCTTTTTATATTGCCCTGAGGAATGAAGGGTTACATCCATTGCTCCTTGCCATTCCGGCCACTGAATTCCCGGATTAAGGCTTTCAGAGTTTATATTAAATGCCCAGCTTATATCAGGTTCCCAGCCCATAGAGCCCTTGCCTGTAACTATGCCGTCAAGTATACGAAGGGAAAGAGATGAAATGTTTGCATTCGTGCCGAATCCATGCCCGCTGATATCGCCGGAAAGAGTCAGGTCAGGCCATCTCTTGTTGAGGATTAACGTATTGAATTCCCGGACAGCAAGGTTTCCCTCCCAACTGGGTTTTTTTATTATGTTACTGATGTTCACCTTTATATCAGATGAAAATGGATATGTTGTTTCCTGTTTTATCTTGAGCATTTTAAACGTGCCGGCAATTTCTCCGTGCCCTGATATCTCTTCATATCCCGGGGCACGTATTTTCCATGATGTGGAGATGCTCATCGGGTAATCCCCGGTGGGAGATAGCCATCCTTTTGCGGCAAGAGTAAGTTCGGGCATTTCTATATCCAGTTGATTAATTCTTATGGCCTTGGGGCCCATACGCCCTTTTAGTGAAACTGTTTGAATATTAACAGGATTCCGATTACCGCTTTGCATAATGGAGATATTGTTAATAACCGCTTTCTCAAGTACAATTTTCAGCGGGATACTGACCTCCGGCAAACATGCGGCTGGTGCAGCCGGTCCGGTTTGTCCGGCAGTAATAATAGTGACTCCTTCTACTTTCAGGTTGGAGAAATGGGCCTCTAAAAGCATGAACCTGGAAGCTTTCCAATCCAGCGCAATCTCATCTATGCCGAATGACGACTTACCCGATTTATAAATTATGCCCCTTATTTTCATAGGCCCGGAAAGCCTGCCCTGTGCAGACGTTATGGATAATCCGTCAACGGAATGTATAGCTTTGGTTATCAGCCATTGCAATCCTGCTTCGGAATGTATGAGGTAGAGAATTCCTGTGATAAATAGAATAATAATTAATGTACCTGTTATTAAGAAAACCCGTTTCATAAATCAGGCCCCACAACTAAATGAATACGCCAGCCTTTATCCGGTTCGGACACCGGGAAAGCCAGGTTAATCCTCACTGGTCCCAAAGGCGACTTCCACCGTAAACCAAACCCTGCTCCCGACTCCATGGTGTCCGAAATCGAATTCATTGCATTCCCTGCATCATAGAATAAAGCAGCGCTCCAGTTTCCCCGTATTTTCTGCTCATATTCAATGCTCCCGACAAGAAGATGCTTGCCGCCCGTAATATCGCCGTTTCCATCCTCCGGGCCGAGTGAGTTATAAGCATAACCACGTATACTATGATCTCCTCCTGCAAAAAACCTGATAGATGGGGGCAGCTCCGAGACGTCACTTACTATAGAAGTTGCTCCTTCGCCGCGCATGATAATTCTGCCGCCGGTCCACAAACTACGTATACATTTCAGTTGTGACCGCAATTGCAGAAAGGATGAATCCGATATAATCGAATCATGGGCACCGCGGATGTCAAGACATAACCTGAGTCCACGTTTTGTGTTAACAGGATTGTCCGCCCATATTTTTGTCCGTCTGATTCCCGATATAAGGAGGGTGGTCAGTCCTTCATCATCGGCAACATCAAAGTCTTCCCTTTCATAGTTAATGTATACCGACTCCCTCCAGTCCTTTATAACGTGATTGAACCGCATGCTGCTAAAGATTTTCTCACTAAAGCTTGTCTTCGTATCTTCCCTTAAGAGCCCGGACGCAAAGACCAGACTGTCAGTGCGCGGGTCTTTGAGAGGAACAGTATACTCCCCGGTGACACCTGATTTGATCTCCGATTTCTTTAATGTAATGCCAAACCGTTGTCCTGCTTTATTTATTCTGTTTATTTCCCACCCCACGCTTCCTCTGAATCCGGTGTCTGTTCCAAAACCCAGACCAAACGTGTATTTATTTCGTTTGTGTGGAACAAGTTTAACATCTATGGGCACTTCAAGATCTTCAGCCTGATCAATATGGGGTGTGATCTCTACGGACTCGAAATAGTCGCTGTTATTCAAGGCGTTCTTAAGGTCAAGTATGCTGGATACTACATAGGGCTCACCTTTTTTGAAATGTATGAAACGAGCAAGGAATTCATGACTGAAAACGTTCTGAAAAAAAGTCACATTGCCGAAACGAAATTGCGGTCCCGTGTTAAAGTTAAGGATTATATTTGAGATCCCTTTTTTTGCATGCACCTCTATTTTACTTTTAAGCATTTGAGCTTTAAAAAATCCAAAACTTATTGCTGTATCTTGAAGGAGACGCTTGGCCTTTTCATATTGCTCATGGTTTAATATATCTCCTTTATTAACCGGGATATGTTCTATAAATCTCTTGAAACTCTTATGATTCCGGCCTTCTCCTGTGATCGAGACTTCAACATTGTCGATGATAACAGGATCACCCGGGGTTATTCTGTAGAAAAGATTCCAGGTTGATTCTTTAAGGAGAATTTCTGCCTGAATATAAGGCCGATAATATCCAAAGGGCTGAAGTGCCTGCCTGATTTCATAGGGGGCTTTTTTATGAAGCTTTTTCATCAGGCTCTCCGTCATATCCGGATGCTTCTTTTGTTGTTCTATACTCAAAAAAGCAAAAACGTTATTTTTGATATCACCTTCGACGCCTTTAACGGAGACGTTTATATTAATCGCCGCATGTGCAGGTTGAATATTAAGGAGGGTAATTGTAAGTGCAAGAGCATAATTAATAAACGTTTTTGTCACTTTGCCAATTAAAATAATGGAGGCATAGTGGCAGAAAGTATTGGTGGGTACTAAAATGGTAATTCAACTTCCCGGCAGAGTAAAACACCGATCTCCTGCTATGCAGGATATCGGTGCTTTATGTTATAACAAGTTTTCAGAGCGGTGCTCGATTTATTCCCATCTCTTTATTGTATAGTCTTGATTTTATAATCTTTGGGAAGGTGAGCAGTGCCTTTAATACATGGAATACCTGTTTCTTTGTGGATATTTTCAAGGATTTTATCAATGTTTTCGCAAAACCCGCCATCTTTGTCAGACCAGCCTGCATCGGTCTTTTTAGCAAAAGTACATGTGCAGAAGTGAACTGCCTCAGCGCCCTTGGCCTTGAGAATTTTTGATAAATCGACTGCTACATCACCCGGGCATTTACATGTAAAAACACCAGTCAGGGTACAATCTTCGTAATTTGCGAAGCCCTCCTTTTTTTCATTCAGGCATCGAAAACAGCTTGTCAAAGGACATCTTTCCATATTTTTTTCACAACGGATAATGGCTACATTTGTCATTTATAACCTCCTTATTTATTGCAGAATTTTGATTATTTAATAACATGGACTGCCACACAAACAATTTTACTCTCGTAAAAAGGTGGAGATTGTCTTCACATCTGAAAAAGCTATTACACCATCCCACCAACCTTCCTTTATCACTTTATCAAGGATTTTATCAATTAAATTGTTTGGTAAAACGTTCATCTCTTTAGCTGCCGCTCTTACGTTTTGTCCAGCCTGGCCCCAAAGCCTGGCTATAGATTGCTGTCGCTATCCATATTGTCTATGAGATCAATCAAAAACCGGCACTGCGCTTTTAATTCCTTGAAGGCTCTTTTTTTGCCGCCTCCGTCCTTATCCATGATCTTCTCCATTTTGTTTTTCTCTAGGGCTCGGCCTGCTGTGGTTTCGGATGCAAGATAACCTCTTTCAAGGAGATTTATTATATGGTCGGCTATTTGGTCGGGTTTGTAAGGAGTATACTCCGGATTATACCATTTATATATCCAGTTACACATCCCAAGTATTCCATATGTTTGCAGCTTGGTGTCAGTATCCCTGAAGACTCCCTGGTCGATACCTTCCCCAATAATTTTTTCTAAAATTTGGTTATATTTTTTTTTTTCAGCCTTAATCCCTTTAAAATCCGCCGGTGAAAGCTGATTCTCCTCAGCAAAAAAAACAGAAAGAATAGAGAGTGACTTTATGCTGATATTTTTAACGTGGTTACTTATAATAAGACGCATCTTTTCATCCGGAGGAAGATTCATCTCAGCGATTTTATTTGTATTTTTGAAAATGCTCTCAAGTGCCTTAATATAAATTATTGAAAGCAGGTTCTCTTTGCTGGAAACATAATGATATAATGCAGCTTTGGTTATCCCTATCTCTTTGGCTACATGTTCAAGGGTGGTGGACCTGTATCCATTTTTGTGAAAGAGTTCAGTGGCGGTATTAATAATTCTTTTTATCCGCAAACTCTTATCCAGCACCCTGAAATTATTATTATTATTCAAATTACTACCTTTAAGCGGTTGAATTGTCTCCCTGCTTGGGTTTTAATTAAATTTAAGCGTTCCCAAAGGAATTGAAGGGAGATACGATTTTTGCTTATTTGTTTATATGGATGTTTTATTGTCTTTTGGGGAAGAGGAGGCTTTTGAAAGATTACAAAAGTTGATTACAAATGATCATATATATGCTTTATAGTCAACAAAAAAAATAATTTTTTGATTGATTCTGTTCGCTTAATTTTTAAAAAATCTTGACAATGATTAAACGGGCAGTTAGTTATGGTGAATCATTGGTAACTTGATTGGGAAATTTATACCTTTAAATGTGCTATCTATTTTCAGCTTCATATCTTTATATTTACCCAAACCGGACTTCCAGGTTTGGGGGTTTTTGTTTTGCAGAATAAAACCTTGCCAGAAGGATAAAATGTTCATATTAATTATAGATTTACTGATAACGCAGTGAAATTATTTATCTGGAAACAGATATCTATTTCACTCCTGTTTGGAAAATATAATTAATAAGGTCGTTTTATGAATAATAATACTAAATTTATATTTGTTACCGGCGGTGTTGTTTCTTCACTCGGTAAGGGACTGGCGTCAGCCGCCATAGGAGCTCTCCTTGAGAGCCGCGGACTTACTGTAACTATTCAAAAGCTGGATCCTTACATAAATGTTGATCCCGGCACCATGAATCCTTTCCAGCACGGCGAGGTTTTTGTAACAGACGACGGAGCTGAAACAGATCTGGACCTTGGCCATTATGAGCGCTTTACTACCGCCAAGTTGGGGAGAAACAACAATTTTACCACCGGTAAAATTTACTACTCGGTTATAAATAAAGAAAGAAAAGGCGCTTATCTGGGAGGGACGGTTCAGGTCATTCCCCACATAACGGACGAGATCAAAAACAGCATCAGACTGGTTGCCGGGGGTATGGACGTAGTCATCGTTGAAATCGGGGGTACCATCGGTGATATAGAAAGCTTGCCGTTTCTTGAGGCTATCAGGCAATTTAAGGTGGATGCAAGAAAAGAGAATGTTATCTATATACATCTCACCCTGGTTCCATATATTGCAACTGCCGGAGAGGTTAAAACCAAGCCTACCCAGCACAGCGTCAAAGAACTGAGAAGCATAGGCATACAGCCTGATATTCTTTTATGCCGCACGGACAGATTTCTTTCAGAAAGTATTAAGGATAAAATAGCTCTTTTCTGTAATGTGAGCACTGATGCCGTTGTTACCGCCAAGGATGTTGATTGCATATATGAAGTGCCGCTGTTCTTTCATCAAGAGGGCCTTGATGATAAAATTGTCGAGCTCCTAAATATATGGACCAGGGCCCCAAAGCTTCAGGTATGGGAAAATATTGTAAGAAAGCTCAAGGAGCCCGAACACTTTGTCACCATTGCGATAGTCGGAAAATATACGGATCTGACGGAATCATACAAGAGCCTGAACGAAGCCCTGTATCACGGAGGAATTTCAAATGACTGCAAAGTTAATCTTGAATTTATCGATTCCGAGAATATAACCGACGATAATTGCAGGGAGATTCTTGGAACAGCAGACGGAATCCTGGTTCCCGGGGGATTCGGGCCTCGCGGTATTAAAGGGAAAATTTGCGCCGCAAAATACGCCCGGGAACAATTAGTGCCATTTTTCGGAATATGCCTTGGCATGCATATAGCCGTGATAGAATTTTCACGCAATGTTGCAGGCCTGGAGTATGCCCATAGCACGGAATTCGATAAAAATACAACTGATCCTGTCATTTATCTGATGAGTGAATGGTATGATGACAGGACCAAAACCATACAGAAAAGGGATATGAATTCCGACAAAGGCGGCTCTATGCGGTTGGGCGCTTATCCTTGCTGCATAAAAGAAGGAACTTTGGCACACTTGGTATATAATAAAATCGATATCTCGGAGCGTCACCGTCACAGGTATGAATTCAACAACATTTATATGGAGAGGCTTGAAGAAAAAGGGCTTGTTGTAAGCGGAACTTCCCCTGATAAAGAATTGGTTGAGATTATAGAAGTCAAAGAGCACCCCTGGTTTTTGGGATGCCAGTTTCACCCGGAATTCAAATCCCGCCCCATGGCACCGCACCCACTTTTTACTGATTTTATCAAGGTTGTACTGGTCGAATCAAATAATCAATGAGAAAAATAATAGTTTTTGACCAGACAATTCGAGAAGGCATGCAGTATCGTGGGCTCATGTTTTCCTATGCTGAGCGTTTGAAAATTATGGAGTTTCAGCAGGCCCTGGGAGTAGATATATCCCAGGCCGGCTATCCTCCTGCACATGAATCCGAAATCAGGCATATAAAAAAAATATACCATGAGGCTTCCAGGCGGAATTACAATATCCGTATTTCCGGGTTGTGCCGGGCGCTTGTTAAGGATGCAAGCCGGATGGTGGAAACTGGCCTCGAAGAGTTTAACCTGCATACTTCTTTTACTGCTGAAATGCTTTCGAGACAAAGTGTCGAAAGCATTTTTAATTCATTGAAAGATACTGTTCTATTTATACGATCGAAAGTCGAAAAGCCAAGTATCGAAGTAAGTCTTCTCGATATAGGCAAGACAGATATGGAACTCTTAAAAAAATGCGCTGTTTTTTTAATCAACAATTTAAAAATTAATATTCTTTCCCTTCCGGATACATCAGGTTTAATGTCGCCTAATCAGGTCTGCAAACGGGTAAAAATTATAAGTAGTCTGGCAGGGAAAAATACTCAAATCGGGATACATTGTCATAATGATCTTGGTATGGCCACTGCCAATACGATTATGGGTATTCTGGCAGGAGCTTCAATCATAGAAGTTTCGGCCCTCGGAATAGGTGAAAGAAACGGGATCGGCGATATTTTTATCACCGGTAAAAATTTAAAGGATCAGGGTTTTGATTTAAATCTTGAAACAGAAAAAGAGGATATCTTCAGGGAATATTATGAGTTTGTCGATTCAGTATGTTACCAAAAGACGGGGATTAAACTACTGAACGACAACACTCCTTTTTTCGGAAATTCCTCTATGACCCATGTTGCCGGAACCCATGGTATTGGGCAATTCGGCCTGGCTGCAGATCAGGAATTTTATCTTAACGTTCTATGCGGGAAACATCTTGTCGAGAATTATCTTAAGCTGCATAAGATCGGATATGAAAAAAAATACCTGCAAGAGATTGTTGCCAGGATTAAGGATAAAAGCGCCGAGGCCGACAGGTGTGTGACAAAAGAAGAAGTTAAAGAAATTGTAGTTGAGTCAGGTTGAAGGATAGGCCGGGAAGCTTTATGTAAATTCCCACTTAAATCATTTCAATCTGTTACCTGTCTGCCACAGGGGAAGAGGTTTGCCCATTTTTGTGTTAAAAGTTTGCGAAACATAAACTTTGGAATATCCTTCCGTGAACTGATAACTGTAAACCGTGAACGGTTACAAAAATATATACAAGAAAGGAATAATTGATGGCATTTGAACTTACCAAAGAAGAATTGATGGTACAAAAAATGACAAGGGAATTTGCACAAAAGGAACTGGTTGAACAGGCTGCGGAAAACGACAAAACACATAGCTACCCTGCTGAAGCATTAAAAAAAATGGGCGAACTCGGTTATTTGGGAATGCTTGTTAAAGAAGAGTATGGCGGTGATGATGCAGGTACTGTATCGTATGCCTTGGCCCTGATGGAAATTGCCGCTGCAGATGCTTCTTGTGCTGTTATTATGTCGGTACATGATTCAATTGGCTGTGGAAGCATCCAGAAATTCGGAACAGAAGAACAGAAAAAAAAATGGCTTGAACCTATGGCTCGCGGAGAATTTATCGGTGCTTTTTGCCTGACTGAACCAGAAGCCGGTTCTGATCCGCAGTCAATGGGGACTACGGCGGAAAGAAATGGAGATGATTATATAATCAATGGCATTAAACGGTTTATTACCACAGGAAAAAATGCAGGGGTCTATGTAACCATAACAAAAACAGATCCCGCTGCCGGCAGCAAAGGAATGACGGCATTTTTACTGGACCAGAGTCTGCCCGGATTTATAGTGGGCAGGGTTGAAGACAAGATGGGCCAACGCGGTTCCGACACTACTGATATCATATTAGAAAACTGCCGGGTTCCTGCATCAAGAATGCTTGGCAAAGAGGGCGAAGGATTTATGGTTGCCATGTCAAGCCTTGAAGACGGCCGAATCGGAGTCGGATCCATAGGGTGCGGAATAGCAATGGCTGCTTTGGGTGAGACTATAAAATACGCAAAACAGAGAAAACAGTTTGGCCGGCTTATTGCTGAAAATCAGGCAATAAGATTCATGATCGCAGATATGAAGATGAAAGTCGAAGCGGCCCGTTTGTTGATATTGAACGCAGCATCTAAAAAAGACAGGGGTGAAAGCTGTGCCCTTGAGGCGTCCATGGCAAAATGTTATGCTACTGATATTGCACAGGAGGTATGCGGCGAGGCTATCCAGATTCACGGCGGATATGGATACCTGACGGATTATCCGGTAGAGCGTTATTACAGAGATGCCAGGATCACAACAATTTACGAAGGAACCAATCAGATACAAAGAATCGTTATTGCAAACGAGATATTGGGCAAAATCATTTCATAATATATATATAGATTGTCACATAAATAATTTCACTGCGTTATCGGTCGTTGGAGTAGAGACGCAAGATTTTGCGTCTCTACCACCTTTAAAACTATCTATAATTATAAAATCCTCGCCCGGTTTTTCTGCCAAGCCATCCGGCCTCAACGTATTTTCTAAGGAGGGGGCAAGGACGATACTTGGAATCTTTAAATCCATTGTAAAGTGTTTCCATTATTGCAAGGCATGTATCCAGACCTATAAGATCAGCCAGGGCAAGCGGCCCCATGGGATGATTCATGCCTAATTTCATAACTGTATCAATAGCTTCAGGAGTTCCCACGCTATGATACAGGCAGAAAACAGCCTCATTAATCATCGGAAGCAGAATCCGGTTAGCAATAAAACCAGGATAATCATTGGCCTCAGCCGGAGTCTTGCCGAATTTCAGGCTTAGGTCCCATGTGGTTTTAAATGTTTCCTCTGATGTGGCAATCCCCTTTATGATTTCAACAAGCTTCATAACCGGCACGGGATTCATGAAATGCATTCCAATGACCTTTTCCGGTCTTTTTGTCTGGGCTGCAATACGTCCGATGGGAATTGAAGAAGTGTTGGTCGACAGTATCGTGTCCGGTTTACATATCTCATCCAGATCTTTGAAAATCTGCATTTTGATCGGCTCATTTTCAGTGGCAGCCTCAACAACAAAATCCGCCTCCTCCATATCCTTGAGGGCCACACTGGTCTTGATCCGGCCAAGTACGGCATCCTTCTCATCCGCCGTTATTTTGCCCTTGTCCACATTTTTACCAAGTATCTTGGTAATATTTGCCATGCCGCGCTCTACAAATTCAGTATTAATGTCATTCATAATAACATTAAGGCCGCTCATTGATGCGACCTGAGCGATGCCATTACCCATCTGACCTGCGCCGATTACGCCGTAAGTCTTAATATCCATATCAATATCTCCTTAAGTGATTAAAAGTTATCTTTTAACGATCATGGACACAGCCTCTCCCCCTCCGAGGCAGAGTGAGGCCAGTCCTGTTTTTTTATCCTGTTTTATCATTTCATGAAGCAATGTAACTAAAACGCGGCACCCGCTGGCACCGATAGGATGACCAAGCGCTACAACGCCGCCGTTGACATTAACCTTGCTTCCGTCAAGTTTTAGTTCCTGTGCTATTGCCGCACTTGATCCGCTAAATGCCTCGTTTACCTCAAAAAGATCTACATCATCAATGGAAATCCCTTCTTTTTTAAGGCACTTGGGAATTGCCCAGATAGGTGCAACAAGAACATATTTCATATCCAAAGCAAATGACGCCTGTGCGCCTATTGTCGCAAGGATTTCGCATCCAAGCTCTTCTGCCTTTTCTCTTGACATAACTACAACTGCAGCCGCTCCGTCACTTATTATGGAGGCATTGCCGGCCGTGCCTACTCCGCCTTTTTTAAAAGCGCCCTTCATTTTGGACAGCAATTCCAAAGAAGTCTCTTGCGGGCATTCATCATCCTCAAAAATAACAGGATCGCCCTTGCGCTGTGGTATTTCAACCGGTATAATTTCATCCTTGAATCTGCCGGACTTTATGGCAGTTAGCGCGCGGCGGTAAGATTCCACAGCAAATTTGTCCTGATCCTCTCTGCTGATATTATATTTTTCAGAGCAGAGTTCATTCGATATACCCATATGAAAATCATTGACAATATCCCACAAACCGTCATTGATCATATGATCCTTAATAGCGCCATGACCCATACGGTACCCTGTTCTAGCTTTATCCAGATAATATGGTGCCATACTCATAGATTCCATGCCTCCGGCAACAAGGATATCGGCATCGCCTACCTGAATCGCCTGGGCTGCCAGCATAACGGTTTTTAAAGAAGATCCGCAAACCTTGTTAACCGTAATACACTCGACTTTCCATGGCATACCGGCCTTTACTGCAGCCTGTTTGGCAGGATTTTGGCCGTAACCGCAGGGGAGTACCTGCCCCATCAGTACTTCATCAACGTCTTCTTTTTTGATTCCGGCCCTCTTTACTGCTTCCTTAATAACTATAGCGCCAAGATCTGTGGCGCCGATTTTGCTTAATGAGCCGCCAAAACTCCCCAGGGGAGTCCGCACTGCACTTACAATGACTGCTTCTTTCATTTACAATTTCTCCTTCATAATATTTTGAGTGATAACAAATCAATCTTATTAACTTGCAGGATTAGATGCTGAAAAGATGGGAGGCTGGAAGGCTGGGAGACTATAAAGCTTCCAAGCCTCCCAGTATTTTATCATATATCCGGCATCCTTCATATCACTTCAAAAGTATTTTACACTTTTTTTAACAAATAAACCTATCTGTGTGCCATTGTTGTTTCAAAAGTGTCAACGACAAATGAAGGATGCCATATATCTAAACTTTTTTTAAATTATACCTCGGAAGGTTATAAATTGTTTTTTTCGGTCTTTAAACACCTACATATTCCTTCGATATTGTCCGCCCACTCCATACAAAGCTTCAGTTATCTGACCAAGGGAGCATACACGGACAGTATCCATAAGCTCTGCAAAAATATTACCGTCTTCCAGGGCAACCCTCTGTAAACTTAACAAGGCCTCGGGTGCCTCTTTTTCATGCAGTTTGTGAAAATCTGCAAGACGCTTCAACTGGGACTCCTTTTCATCATCTGTGGCTCTTGCAAGTTCAAGCTCTGCTGCGCCTTCTTCCAGGTTGGTTTCAGTATCCTGGAACATATTCACCCCTACAATCGGAAACTCTCCGGTATGCTTTAATCCTTCATAATACATCGATTCTTCCTGGATTTTGCTGCGCTGGTAGCCGGTTTCCATGGCACCCAGAACACCCCCGCGTTCTGTAATCCTGTCAAATTCGGAGAGAATCGCCTCTTCCACCAGAGCTGTCAATTCCTCTACTACGAAACTGCCCTGGTTCATATTCTCGTTTTTGGCAAGCCCCCATTCACGGTTAATTATAAGCTGGATAGCCAGCGCACGCCGCACAGATTCGCGACTGGGAGTCGTGATCGCCTCATCATAGGAATTGGTGTGCAGGCTGTTACAGTTATCGTAAATCGCGCACAGAGCCTGGAGAGTAGTCCGAATATCATTAAACTGTATATCCTGGCTGTGCAGGGATCTGCCGGATGTCTGAACATGATACTTCAGCTTCTGGGAAAGGGCTGATGCTCCATATTTTTCACGTAAAGCGATCGACCAGATCCGCCGGGCAACCCGACCGATTACAGTATATTCCGGGTCCATGCCGTTTGAGAAGAAATATGACAAACTCGGCG of Desulfosarcina sp. BuS5 contains these proteins:
- a CDS encoding TetR/AcrR family transcriptional regulator, whose translation is MNNNNNFRVLDKSLRIKRIINTATELFHKNGYRSTTLEHVAKEIGITKAALYHYVSSKENLLSIIYIKALESIFKNTNKIAEMNLPPDEKMRLIISNHVKNISIKSLSILSVFFAEENQLSPADFKGIKAEKKKYNQILEKIIGEGIDQGVFRDTDTKLQTYGILGMCNWIYKWYNPEYTPYKPDQIADHIINLLERGYLASETTAGRALEKNKMEKIMDKDGGGKKRAFKELKAQCRFLIDLIDNMDSDSNL
- a CDS encoding CTP synthase — translated: MNNNTKFIFVTGGVVSSLGKGLASAAIGALLESRGLTVTIQKLDPYINVDPGTMNPFQHGEVFVTDDGAETDLDLGHYERFTTAKLGRNNNFTTGKIYYSVINKERKGAYLGGTVQVIPHITDEIKNSIRLVAGGMDVVIVEIGGTIGDIESLPFLEAIRQFKVDARKENVIYIHLTLVPYIATAGEVKTKPTQHSVKELRSIGIQPDILLCRTDRFLSESIKDKIALFCNVSTDAVVTAKDVDCIYEVPLFFHQEGLDDKIVELLNIWTRAPKLQVWENIVRKLKEPEHFVTIAIVGKYTDLTESYKSLNEALYHGGISNDCKVNLEFIDSENITDDNCREILGTADGILVPGGFGPRGIKGKICAAKYAREQLVPFFGICLGMHIAVIEFSRNVAGLEYAHSTEFDKNTTDPVIYLMSEWYDDRTKTIQKRDMNSDKGGSMRLGAYPCCIKEGTLAHLVYNKIDISERHRHRYEFNNIYMERLEEKGLVVSGTSPDKELVEIIEVKEHPWFLGCQFHPEFKSRPMAPHPLFTDFIKVVLVESNNQ
- a CDS encoding CGGC domain-containing protein; amino-acid sequence: MTNVAIIRCEKNMERCPLTSCFRCLNEKKEGFANYEDCTLTGVFTCKCPGDVAVDLSKILKAKGAEAVHFCTCTFAKKTDAGWSDKDGGFCENIDKILENIHKETGIPCIKGTAHLPKDYKIKTIQ
- a CDS encoding autotransporter assembly complex protein TamA; translation: MTKTFINYALALTITLLNIQPAHAAININVSVKGVEGDIKNNVFAFLSIEQQKKHPDMTESLMKKLHKKAPYEIRQALQPFGYYRPYIQAEILLKESTWNLFYRITPGDPVIIDNVEVSITGEGRNHKSFKRFIEHIPVNKGDILNHEQYEKAKRLLQDTAISFGFFKAQMLKSKIEVHAKKGISNIILNFNTGPQFRFGNVTFFQNVFSHEFLARFIHFKKGEPYVVSSILDLKNALNNSDYFESVEITPHIDQAEDLEVPIDVKLVPHKRNKYTFGLGFGTDTGFRGSVGWEINRINKAGQRFGITLKKSEIKSGVTGEYTVPLKDPRTDSLVFASGLLREDTKTSFSEKIFSSMRFNHVIKDWRESVYINYEREDFDVADDEGLTTLLISGIRRTKIWADNPVNTKRGLRLCLDIRGAHDSIISDSSFLQLRSQLKCIRSLWTGGRIIMRGEGATSIVSDVSELPPSIRFFAGGDHSIRGYAYNSLGPEDGNGDITGGKHLLVGSIEYEQKIRGNWSAALFYDAGNAMNSISDTMESGAGFGLRWKSPLGPVRINLAFPVSEPDKGWRIHLVVGPDL
- a CDS encoding translocation/assembly module TamB domain-containing protein, translating into MKRVFLITGTLIIILFITGILYLIHSEAGLQWLITKAIHSVDGLSITSAQGRLSGPMKIRGIIYKSGKSSFGIDEIALDWKASRFMLLEAHFSNLKVEGVTIITAGQTGPAAPAACLPEVSIPLKIVLEKAVINNISIMQSGNRNPVNIQTVSLKGRMGPKAIRINQLDIEMPELTLAAKGWLSPTGDYPMSISTSWKIRAPGYEEISGHGEIAGTFKMLKIKQETTYPFSSDIKVNISNIIKKPSWEGNLAVREFNTLILNKRWPDLTLSGDISGHGFGTNANISSLSLRILDGIVTGKGSMGWEPDISWAFNINSESLNPGIQWPEWQGAMDVTLHSSGQYKKGALTVKPSEVTVEGDLRNRQLKAQARFSAKNSQLELAGLEVSSGKSHLSASGKVADTLSLKWKAQIGDAGDLMPTLKGVIEGSGSVTGSRFYPLIKGTINGKAVSYNNYSAESIKTVFDIDTKDERESFIDISAAKLLIERQKFKTVSLKSNGLVSAHSISMDALMDNQSMAISITGGYRDEVWDGRFNSAVINAGKFGKWSLREPASLSVSMDKAYFEFLCMVSNETDICFQTSWDRTEGFKGKFSLTDLPLSTVKTILPSPVDAEGNISGGGEIAKTPAGIISGNISLIMPSGKLHYEADDEPVDIALEKSRIDIIMDGKALDANAEIIFPDRGHIKGGLNLPRFMPGTTDTANQQIIGHVTAELNNLDLIPVFIKQVNKTSGLVAARVNIDGTFAETAITGDMTLHEGTADIPDLGLKLRDINVNLKGDERGTYTIEGRLSSGSAQAALHGTIGLHKEKAPSVVLRIQGKNFEAVKIPGTWLIVSPDIDLRIKDKTINFAGCLKIPKARLEPQDMSEAVLPSKDVIVLDMPVSEKKAEWSVKGKLRLSLGDNVKFRGYGLKCRITGGINLTEQPGKVTQGHGELQIIDGEYKAYGQDLTIEKGRLIFAGLIDNPGLDIRAFRKIKDVTAGLIVQGTLKTPTLDAYSVPPMDESNALSYVLFGRPMKQLSDSEGNELYGAALSAGLSAGGFIAQKIGAAFGVEDIEIEKGETPEQATLFIGKYLSPGLYLNYGIGLFEPVSTIRLRYKLKKKLHVQTEYGLESGGDILYIIEK